In Hymenobacter sublimis, a single genomic region encodes these proteins:
- a CDS encoding YceD family protein, whose translation MKKDAQYDINIAKLADKTHHFAFELDKAFFEQFDQQLIPEGQVHADVTLTKTERLITVDFDLHGTVRQICDRSLDEYDQEVEAHEQLLVRFGDQNQELDDNVLQITPDTQTLPLAQHLFDYIGLALPMKKLHPRFQNEPDENPEADAKLIFTTRPEGDKEDDDNDGIDPRWNALRNLN comes from the coding sequence GTGAAAAAGGACGCCCAATACGACATTAATATTGCCAAGCTAGCCGATAAAACGCATCACTTTGCGTTCGAGCTGGACAAGGCTTTTTTTGAGCAGTTTGATCAGCAACTCATTCCCGAAGGTCAGGTGCACGCTGATGTGACGCTAACCAAAACGGAGCGGCTCATCACCGTGGATTTTGACTTGCACGGCACTGTGCGTCAAATCTGCGACCGGAGCCTGGACGAGTACGACCAGGAGGTGGAAGCACACGAGCAGTTGCTGGTTCGCTTCGGCGACCAGAATCAGGAACTGGACGACAACGTGCTGCAAATCACGCCCGATACGCAGACTCTGCCCCTGGCTCAACACCTCTTCGACTACATTGGCTTGGCCCTGCCCATGAAGAAGCTGCACCCGCGCTTCCAGAATGAGCCCGATGAAAACCCCGAAGCCGACGCCAAACTCATTTTCACTACCCGCCCCGAAGGCGACAAGGAAGATGATGACAACGACGGCATCGACCCGCGCTGGAATGCGCTGCGTAATCTTAATTAG
- a CDS encoding helix-turn-helix domain-containing protein, giving the protein MTLHTPTDYRTALRRLDALVAAGVEGNAALEAEFRELIAALDTYEGKLGLLPIPNLPTSLAEMIELKRQQMRLKQKELAQLLEVPAGRLSQILNGKRRVTLDLAKRLYERLDIPPDFILKNA; this is encoded by the coding sequence ATGACGCTGCACACTCCCACCGACTACCGTACTGCCCTGCGCCGCCTCGACGCGCTGGTAGCGGCAGGCGTGGAGGGAAATGCCGCGTTGGAGGCAGAGTTTCGGGAGTTGATTGCGGCCCTGGATACCTACGAAGGCAAGCTCGGGCTGCTACCCATTCCTAACCTGCCTACCTCCCTGGCGGAGATGATAGAACTGAAGCGCCAACAGATGCGCCTCAAGCAGAAAGAGCTAGCGCAGTTGCTGGAAGTACCAGCGGGACGTCTTTCGCAGATACTGAATGGCAAACGCCGCGTGACGCTCGACTTGGCGAAACGCTTGTATGAGCGGCTGGATATTCCGCCGGATTTTATCCTCAAGAACGCCTAG
- the pdxA gene encoding 4-hydroxythreonine-4-phosphate dehydrogenase PdxA, giving the protein MLPRIGISVGDLAGIGPEIIYKTFLDQRLLKYCTPVVYGTATVLFDDFPADATHEPLTFRQVREAADIAPGKHNAVTCWDEDFTLTPGQPSTASGTAARQSLLAAARDLKAGLLDALVTAPISKENTQSDDFRYPGHTEFLTSFFGAKESLMLLASEDLRVATVTGHIPLKDVPGRVTQQLLTTKLRILLHSLKQDFGIEKPRVAVLGLNPHAGENGLLGSEEADVVMPVLRQFQNEGHLVYGPFPADGYFGTAQFRQFDATLSLYHDQGLIPFKTIAFERGVNFTAGLPVIRTSPDHGTAYGLAGQYKADETSFREALYMACDLVRQRKALADIVPLVPGPAPRGGRHE; this is encoded by the coding sequence ATGCTTCCACGCATTGGCATTTCCGTCGGCGACCTAGCCGGCATTGGACCGGAAATCATTTATAAAACCTTCCTTGATCAGCGCCTGCTCAAGTATTGCACGCCTGTTGTGTACGGTACGGCCACGGTGCTCTTCGACGACTTCCCTGCCGACGCTACCCACGAGCCGCTTACCTTCCGACAGGTGCGGGAAGCGGCCGATATTGCCCCGGGCAAGCACAACGCTGTTACATGCTGGGATGAAGACTTCACCCTCACGCCCGGCCAACCGAGCACGGCCAGTGGTACCGCTGCCCGGCAAAGCCTGCTGGCCGCCGCCCGCGACCTGAAGGCCGGCCTGCTCGATGCCCTGGTAACCGCCCCCATCAGCAAGGAGAATACCCAGTCGGATGACTTCCGCTACCCCGGCCACACCGAGTTTCTGACGTCTTTTTTCGGCGCCAAAGAAAGCCTGATGCTGCTCGCTAGCGAAGACCTGCGCGTGGCTACCGTTACGGGTCATATTCCGCTCAAAGACGTACCGGGCCGCGTTACTCAGCAGCTGCTCACCACCAAACTGCGCATCTTGCTCCATTCGCTTAAGCAGGATTTCGGCATTGAGAAGCCGCGCGTGGCTGTGCTAGGACTGAACCCCCACGCGGGCGAAAACGGCCTGCTTGGCTCCGAAGAGGCCGACGTTGTAATGCCCGTACTGCGGCAGTTTCAGAACGAAGGCCACCTGGTGTACGGCCCCTTTCCCGCCGATGGCTACTTCGGCACGGCGCAGTTCCGGCAGTTTGATGCCACCCTGTCCTTGTACCACGACCAAGGGTTGATTCCGTTTAAAACCATTGCCTTCGAGCGGGGCGTCAACTTCACGGCCGGGCTGCCCGTCATCCGAACCTCCCCCGACCACGGCACCGCCTACGGGCTAGCCGGCCAGTACAAAGCCGACGAAACCTCCTTCCGCGAAGCGCTCTACATGGCCTGCGACTTAGTGCGGCAGCGCAAAGCCCTAGCCGATATTGTACCCTTGGTACCGGGCCCGGCCCCGCGCGGCGGCCGCCACGAGTAA
- a CDS encoding leucyl aminopeptidase family protein: protein MPLSLAYAADFPSFADTVFILPAGTTELPISAAADLPEPARQYVAAQLAAGEKLFGINQYTHRHYYVVVEQKKTADLTAEALRKAGHQLHARLKTDKVPELFIHDLTSSGALPLAEGIALTAYQFEGYKTDEKSKKAPDLQLLTLVSAELTAEKVQELDYVLQGVYLARDLVNMPYSHLNATQLAQRFKQVGDEAGFHVEVLDLVRIEALRMGGLLAVNQGSPEPPTFTIMEYKPEGATNAKPIVLVGKGVVFDTGGLSLKPTPNSMDLMKCDMAGSAVVVGVLAALAKNQVPLHVIGLVPATDNRPGGPALAPGDVITMYSGLTVEVLNTDAEGRLILADALAFAKKYDPELVLDYATLTGSAVRAIGVEGIVYMGTAAEQTMSALKQAGHATHERLVEFPLWDEYADHIKSSIADISNLGKAEAGAISAGKFLERFTEGYPWVHFDIAGPAFLTAPDSYRGKGGTGAAVRLTYEFLKNRA from the coding sequence ATGCCCCTATCCCTCGCCTACGCCGCCGATTTCCCTTCCTTTGCGGATACCGTATTTATCCTGCCCGCCGGCACTACCGAGCTACCCATCAGTGCCGCCGCCGACTTGCCCGAGCCAGCCCGCCAGTACGTGGCCGCTCAGCTAGCCGCCGGGGAAAAGCTATTTGGTATCAACCAGTACACCCACCGGCACTATTATGTGGTGGTCGAGCAGAAGAAAACCGCGGACCTTACCGCCGAAGCGCTGCGCAAAGCCGGCCACCAGCTCCACGCCCGCCTCAAGACGGACAAGGTACCCGAGCTGTTCATTCACGATCTGACAAGCTCCGGCGCCCTCCCCTTGGCCGAGGGCATTGCCCTGACCGCCTATCAGTTCGAGGGGTACAAAACCGACGAAAAGTCCAAGAAAGCCCCTGACCTGCAACTGCTAACCCTAGTCAGCGCTGAGTTGACAGCCGAGAAGGTACAGGAACTGGACTACGTGCTGCAAGGCGTATACCTAGCCCGCGACTTGGTCAACATGCCCTACAGCCACCTCAACGCTACCCAGCTGGCCCAGCGCTTCAAGCAGGTCGGCGACGAGGCGGGTTTCCACGTGGAAGTACTGGACTTGGTTCGGATTGAGGCCCTGCGCATGGGCGGCTTGCTGGCCGTCAATCAGGGTAGCCCCGAGCCGCCTACCTTCACTATTATGGAGTACAAACCGGAAGGCGCTACCAACGCCAAGCCCATTGTACTGGTGGGCAAGGGGGTAGTGTTTGATACTGGCGGCCTTAGCCTCAAGCCCACACCCAACAGCATGGATTTGATGAAGTGCGACATGGCCGGCTCGGCGGTAGTAGTCGGCGTGCTGGCGGCCCTGGCCAAAAACCAGGTGCCTCTGCACGTTATCGGGCTGGTGCCGGCCACCGACAACCGTCCCGGCGGTCCGGCCCTGGCTCCCGGCGACGTCATCACGATGTACAGCGGCCTGACCGTGGAAGTCCTGAATACCGACGCCGAAGGCCGCCTGATTCTAGCTGACGCCCTGGCTTTTGCCAAAAAGTACGACCCCGAACTGGTACTCGATTACGCCACCCTAACCGGCTCGGCCGTGCGGGCCATTGGCGTGGAGGGCATTGTGTACATGGGCACGGCCGCGGAGCAAACCATGAGCGCCCTCAAGCAGGCCGGCCACGCTACCCACGAACGCCTGGTAGAGTTTCCCCTCTGGGACGAGTACGCCGACCACATCAAGAGCAGCATTGCCGACATCAGCAACCTGGGCAAAGCTGAGGCCGGGGCCATTTCCGCGGGCAAGTTTCTGGAGCGCTTCACCGAAGGCTACCCCTGGGTTCACTTCGATATTGCCGGCCCCGCCTTCCTAACCGCCCCCGATTCTTACCGGGGCAAAGGCGGTACGGGCGCAGCCGTGCGCCTCACCTACGAGTTTCTGAAAAACCGGGCGTAA
- the rsmA gene encoding 16S rRNA (adenine(1518)-N(6)/adenine(1519)-N(6))-dimethyltransferase RsmA produces MDSVKAKKHLGQHFLTDPNIARNIVEALRLPDGVAEVLEIGPGMGVLTQTLLQHPEYRTSVVEIDRESVAYLGQHFPALEGRIYSQDFLKMDLGKLYPGQPISIIGNFPYNISSQIYFQVLAHRQQVRECVGMIQKEVADRLAEGPGTKTYGILSVLLQAFYTIDYLFTVPPHVFSPPPKVQSAVIRLTRNQTQQLACDEKLFFQVVKQAFQTRRKTLRNALKPFGMPAEATTDPIFDKRAEQLSVQDFVGLTQQVEQHKLS; encoded by the coding sequence GTGGATTCCGTTAAGGCCAAAAAGCACCTTGGGCAGCACTTCCTGACTGACCCCAACATTGCCCGCAATATTGTGGAGGCCTTGCGCCTGCCTGATGGGGTAGCGGAGGTGCTGGAAATCGGCCCCGGCATGGGCGTGCTTACCCAAACCCTGCTGCAACACCCCGAGTACCGCACCTCGGTGGTAGAAATTGACCGGGAGTCGGTGGCTTACCTGGGGCAACATTTCCCGGCGCTGGAGGGGCGGATTTACTCCCAGGACTTTCTGAAGATGGATTTGGGCAAGCTGTACCCCGGCCAGCCAATCAGCATCATCGGCAACTTTCCCTACAACATCAGTTCCCAGATTTACTTTCAGGTGCTGGCTCACCGCCAGCAGGTGCGCGAGTGCGTGGGCATGATTCAGAAAGAAGTAGCCGACCGCCTCGCCGAGGGGCCGGGTACCAAAACCTACGGCATCCTGAGCGTGTTGCTCCAGGCTTTTTATACTATCGATTACCTGTTCACGGTGCCCCCGCACGTGTTCAGTCCCCCGCCCAAGGTGCAGTCGGCCGTAATTCGGCTCACGCGCAACCAAACCCAGCAGCTGGCCTGCGACGAGAAGTTGTTTTTTCAGGTGGTAAAGCAGGCCTTCCAGACCCGCCGCAAAACCTTGCGCAACGCCCTTAAGCCCTTTGGTATGCCCGCCGAAGCCACCACTGACCCCATCTTCGACAAGCGCGCTGAGCAGCTGAGCGTGCAGGATTTTGTGGGCCTCACGCAGCAGGTGGAGCAGCACAAGCTGTCCTGA
- a CDS encoding NAD(P)-dependent oxidoreductase yields MSLCLVIDEMHPNLPDLLQDMGIELHYRPDLKAAEVPAALAAHPYNGLMVRSKVRVTRELLAQGPHLRYVCRAGAGVDNIDEEALAAAGVTLLNAPEGNRDAVGEYAVGLLLALFRNIARADREVRTGEWRREANRGEEIGSKTIGLLGYGHMGKAFARRLQAFDCTVLAYDHDPRVEANHHATLVSLPELQARAEVLSVHIPYSPANHHFVNEEFLAGFHQPLWLLNTARGEVLDHAALVQRLQTGQLRGAALDVLENEKLATLSPEQQARFAYLATAPNVVLSPHVGGWSFQSYERINTVLVRKLREFLAGKLPAASGVAE; encoded by the coding sequence ATGTCCCTCTGCCTCGTCATCGACGAAATGCACCCGAACCTGCCGGACTTGCTGCAGGATATGGGTATTGAGTTGCATTACCGCCCCGATCTAAAGGCTGCCGAAGTGCCCGCAGCTCTGGCGGCTCACCCCTACAACGGCCTGATGGTGCGCTCCAAAGTGCGCGTTACGCGGGAGCTGCTAGCCCAGGGGCCACACCTGCGCTACGTATGCCGGGCCGGGGCCGGGGTTGATAACATTGATGAGGAGGCCCTGGCCGCGGCCGGCGTAACCCTGCTCAATGCCCCCGAAGGCAACCGCGACGCGGTAGGAGAGTACGCTGTAGGGCTGCTGCTGGCCTTGTTCCGCAACATTGCGCGCGCCGACCGGGAAGTGCGGACCGGAGAGTGGCGCCGCGAGGCCAACCGGGGTGAGGAAATAGGGAGCAAAACCATCGGATTACTGGGCTACGGCCACATGGGCAAGGCCTTTGCCCGGCGCCTGCAGGCCTTCGACTGCACCGTGCTGGCTTACGACCACGACCCCCGCGTAGAAGCCAACCACCACGCTACCCTCGTGAGCCTGCCGGAACTGCAGGCCCGAGCCGAAGTGCTGAGCGTGCACATTCCATACTCGCCGGCCAACCACCACTTCGTGAATGAGGAGTTTCTGGCCGGCTTCCATCAGCCGTTGTGGCTGCTGAACACGGCCCGGGGCGAAGTGCTTGACCATGCGGCCTTGGTGCAGCGCCTGCAAACCGGGCAGCTGCGCGGCGCCGCCCTGGACGTGTTGGAAAACGAAAAGCTGGCTACTCTCAGCCCCGAGCAGCAGGCCCGGTTTGCGTACTTGGCGACGGCCCCGAACGTGGTGCTTTCCCCGCACGTGGGCGGCTGGAGCTTCCAGAGCTACGAGCGTATTAACACGGTACTGGTTCGCAAGCTGCGCGAGTTTCTGGCGGGAAAGTTACCGGCGGCGAGCGGGGTAGCGGAGTAG